The proteins below come from a single Streptomyces sp. B3I8 genomic window:
- a CDS encoding MFS transporter: MPSEEHTGAPARAASGWRALLPDLAPWRTSADFRRMWLAGLVTNFGSFLTLVALPVQLKELTGSAAAVGAIGAVELVPLLVCGLYGGALADAFDKRRLILGTEAGLGLLSAVLLIDALLPEPLVWPLYAVAALSSALAAVQRPALDAILPRIVAHEHLTAAGALNSLRWTVGGVAAPALAGIVVAYAGLGWAYAADVLTFAVSVALGWGLAAAPAAREAARPSLRAIAEGARYAWSRKELLGTYAVDLAAMFLAMPLAVLPFLADELDAEWSLGLMYASVPAGSLLVSLTSGWTSRVHRHGRMVVLAAAGWGLAVVAAGAVREVWLVLLFLTVAGGCDMVSGIFRGAIWNQTIPAELRGRLAGIELLSYSAGPQLGQVRAGGTAALLGVRTSIWSGGLACVAAVGALALSLPGLMRYDARTNAHALRRRDGG, from the coding sequence ATCCCTTCCGAGGAGCACACCGGCGCTCCGGCCCGTGCCGCGTCCGGGTGGCGGGCGCTGCTGCCGGACCTGGCTCCCTGGCGGACCTCCGCGGACTTCCGCCGGATGTGGCTGGCCGGCCTGGTCACCAACTTCGGCAGCTTCCTGACCCTCGTGGCGCTGCCCGTGCAGCTCAAGGAACTGACCGGTTCGGCGGCGGCCGTCGGCGCGATCGGTGCCGTCGAACTCGTTCCGCTGCTCGTGTGCGGGCTGTACGGCGGCGCGCTCGCGGACGCGTTCGACAAGCGGCGGCTGATCCTCGGCACCGAGGCGGGCCTCGGCCTGCTCAGCGCCGTCCTGCTGATCGACGCACTGCTCCCGGAGCCGCTGGTGTGGCCGCTGTACGCCGTCGCCGCGCTGTCCTCCGCGCTCGCCGCGGTGCAGCGGCCGGCGCTGGACGCGATCCTGCCGCGGATCGTGGCGCACGAGCACCTCACGGCGGCCGGCGCGCTGAACAGCCTGCGCTGGACGGTCGGCGGGGTGGCCGCCCCGGCGCTCGCGGGGATCGTCGTGGCGTACGCGGGTCTCGGCTGGGCGTACGCCGCCGACGTGCTGACCTTCGCGGTCTCGGTGGCGCTGGGGTGGGGGCTGGCCGCCGCGCCCGCCGCCCGGGAGGCGGCCCGGCCCTCGCTGCGGGCCATCGCGGAGGGCGCTCGGTACGCGTGGAGCCGCAAGGAGCTGCTGGGCACGTACGCCGTCGACCTCGCGGCCATGTTCCTCGCCATGCCGCTGGCGGTGCTGCCGTTCCTCGCGGACGAGCTGGACGCCGAGTGGTCGCTGGGGCTGATGTACGCGAGCGTGCCGGCCGGTTCGCTGCTGGTGTCGCTGACCAGCGGCTGGACCTCGCGGGTGCACCGGCACGGCCGGATGGTGGTGCTGGCGGCGGCCGGCTGGGGACTGGCGGTGGTGGCGGCGGGGGCGGTGCGCGAGGTGTGGCTGGTGCTGCTGTTCCTGACCGTGGCCGGGGGCTGCGACATGGTCAGCGGCATCTTCCGCGGCGCGATCTGGAACCAGACGATCCCGGCCGAGCTGCGCGGTCGCCTCGCCGGCATCGAACTGCTGTCGTACTCGGCGGGCCCGCAGCTCGGCCAGGTGCGGGCGGGCGGCACGGCGGCGCTGCTGGGGGTACGGACGTCGATCTGGTCGGGCGGTCTGGCGTGCGTGGCGGCGGTGGGGGCGCTGGCCCTGTCCCTGCCGGGCCTTATGCGCTACGACGCCCGCACGAACGCGCATGCCCTGCGGCGGCGGGACGGCGGATGA
- the map gene encoding type I methionyl aminopeptidase: MSGQSLLIPGELSPARSVPGGIRRPEYVGRPAPTPYTGPEVQTPQTVEAMRVAGRIAARAMEEAAKHIAPGVTTDRLDQVAHEYMCDHGAYPSTLGYRGFPKSLCTSVNEVICHGIPDSTVLRDGDIVNLDVTAYIGGVHGDNNATYFVGEVDEESRLLVERTRESLNRAIKAVRPGRQLNIIGRVIESYAKRFGYGVVRDFTGHGINSSFHSGLIVPHYDDPRATTVMRPGMTFTIEPMLTLGTHEYEMWDDGWTVVTADRKRTAQFEHTLVVTETGADILTLP; this comes from the coding sequence ATGTCTGGTCAGTCGCTGCTCATCCCCGGAGAGCTCTCCCCGGCCCGTTCCGTACCCGGCGGCATCCGCCGCCCCGAGTACGTCGGCAGGCCCGCGCCGACGCCGTACACGGGCCCGGAGGTGCAGACCCCGCAGACCGTCGAGGCGATGCGTGTCGCCGGCCGCATCGCGGCGCGCGCGATGGAGGAGGCGGCGAAGCACATCGCGCCCGGGGTGACCACGGACCGGCTCGACCAGGTCGCGCACGAGTACATGTGCGATCACGGGGCGTACCCGTCCACCCTCGGCTACCGCGGTTTCCCCAAGTCGCTGTGCACATCGGTCAACGAGGTCATCTGCCACGGCATCCCGGACTCGACGGTGCTGCGGGACGGCGACATCGTCAACCTGGACGTGACGGCGTACATCGGCGGGGTGCACGGCGACAACAACGCCACGTATTTCGTCGGCGAGGTCGACGAGGAGTCGCGGCTGCTGGTGGAACGGACCAGGGAGTCCCTGAACCGCGCGATCAAAGCGGTCCGGCCGGGCCGGCAGCTCAACATCATCGGCCGGGTGATCGAGTCGTACGCCAAGCGCTTCGGCTACGGCGTCGTGCGGGACTTCACCGGTCACGGCATCAACTCGTCGTTCCACTCCGGCCTGATCGTCCCGCACTACGACGACCCGCGGGCGACGACGGTGATGCGGCCCGGCATGACCTTCACGATCGAGCCGATGCTGACGCTCGGCACGCACGAGTACGAGATGTGGGACGACGGCTGGACGGTCGTCACCGCGGACCGGAAGCGGACCGCCCAGTTCGAGCACACGCTGGTGGTCACGGAGACGGGCGCGGACATCCTGACGCTGCCGTGA
- a CDS encoding heme oxygenase (biliverdin-producing): protein MSSTPENTPFSTLIRTASHEQHREAEASTFMSDLLGGRLGVEAYARYTEQLWFVYEALETGPAERLTSNPVAAPFLRPELRRLPALERDLAHLRGPDWRTALTALPATEEYADRIRAVAEHWPAGYLAHHYTRYLGDLSGGQIIRDRAERAWGFPRKGDGVRFYVFEGIPNPAAFKREYRTLLDALHADDLEKQRVVTECRRAFALNTAVFHALGEEFPLTA from the coding sequence ATGAGCAGCACGCCGGAGAACACCCCGTTCTCCACCCTGATCCGCACCGCGTCGCACGAACAGCACCGGGAGGCGGAGGCGTCGACGTTCATGAGCGACCTGCTCGGCGGCCGCCTCGGCGTCGAGGCATACGCGCGCTACACCGAGCAACTGTGGTTCGTATACGAGGCGTTGGAGACCGGCCCCGCCGAGCGACTGACCTCGAACCCCGTGGCGGCCCCCTTCCTCCGTCCCGAACTGCGCCGCCTGCCCGCGCTGGAACGGGACCTGGCCCATCTGCGCGGCCCCGACTGGCGCACGGCCCTGACCGCCCTCCCGGCCACGGAGGAGTACGCGGACCGGATCCGCGCGGTCGCGGAACACTGGCCGGCCGGCTACCTCGCCCACCACTACACCCGCTACCTGGGCGACCTCTCCGGCGGCCAGATCATCCGCGACCGCGCGGAACGCGCCTGGGGCTTCCCCCGCAAGGGCGACGGCGTCCGCTTCTACGTCTTCGAGGGCATCCCCAACCCCGCCGCCTTCAAGCGCGAGTACCGCACCCTCCTGGACGCCCTCCACGCCGACGACCTGGAGAAGCAACGCGTGGTGACGGAGTGCAGGCGCGCCTTCGCCCTGAACACGGCCGTCTTCCACGCCCTCGGCGAGGAGTTCCCGCTGACGGCGTGA
- a CDS encoding GNAT family N-acetyltransferase encodes MTVTLRVGATPSASALVLRPWDDVDVEPLVEAYRDPALRRWSSHPVESVEGAAAWLESQRRGWETGERLSFAVVEDRSGVDGGRLVGHVVLKRGGSSGRASAEVGYWTAAHARGRGVAPRALEALTGWAFDVFAGEGLKRLDLLHQVDNLASCRVAEKAGYGFHRVLPAQPPFPSDGHLHRRKADTAA; translated from the coding sequence ATGACCGTCACTTTGCGGGTGGGGGCGACGCCGTCCGCGTCCGCGCTCGTTCTGCGTCCTTGGGACGACGTCGACGTCGAGCCACTGGTCGAGGCGTACCGCGATCCCGCATTGCGTCGTTGGTCGAGTCACCCGGTGGAGAGCGTCGAGGGCGCGGCCGCGTGGTTGGAGTCGCAGAGACGCGGCTGGGAGACCGGGGAGCGATTGAGTTTCGCTGTGGTCGAGGATCGCTCCGGGGTCGACGGGGGCCGACTGGTGGGACACGTGGTGTTGAAGCGGGGCGGTTCTTCCGGCCGGGCATCGGCAGAGGTCGGCTATTGGACGGCGGCCCACGCTCGCGGCAGGGGTGTGGCGCCTCGTGCGCTCGAAGCGCTCACCGGGTGGGCCTTCGACGTCTTCGCGGGCGAAGGCCTGAAACGTCTCGACCTGCTCCACCAGGTGGACAACCTCGCGTCGTGCCGGGTCGCGGAGAAGGCGGGATACGGGTTTCACCGGGTCCTCCCCGCTCAGCCACCTTTTCCCAGCGACGGCCACCTGCACAGGCGAAAGGCCGACACTGCGGCCTGA
- a CDS encoding MarR family winged helix-turn-helix transcriptional regulator — protein sequence MDYGDKLFWLSVVIQRKYAQICAEFDLTPSQATLLCAVRNEPRRMADLAAALGMTKNALSQLVDRTARRELVGRASSAQDRRVVMLSATPAGKVLGEAVYAEIAKRLPEIARNLDAEDQRDFERVATAVVDTSDLSSPTPDRPVTP from the coding sequence GTGGACTATGGCGACAAGCTCTTCTGGCTGTCGGTTGTGATTCAACGCAAGTACGCGCAGATCTGCGCCGAGTTCGACCTGACCCCCTCGCAGGCCACGCTGCTCTGCGCGGTCAGGAACGAGCCGCGGCGGATGGCTGACCTCGCCGCGGCGTTGGGTATGACCAAGAACGCGTTGAGTCAGCTGGTCGATCGCACCGCGCGGCGCGAGCTGGTCGGCCGGGCGAGCTCGGCGCAGGACCGCCGGGTGGTCATGCTCAGTGCGACGCCCGCGGGGAAGGTGCTCGGCGAGGCCGTCTACGCCGAGATCGCCAAGCGCCTGCCCGAGATCGCGAGGAACCTCGACGCCGAGGACCAGCGCGACTTCGAGCGCGTGGCCACCGCCGTCGTGGACACCTCGGACCTCTCTTCGCCCACCCCGGACCGGCCCGTCACGCCGTGA
- a CDS encoding NmrA/HSCARG family protein, whose product MVDALLDHKARVRALVRDPRSDRARALAARGVELAAVRADDPASLAAALATVEGFYFMTPEANSLEEVEAEIRIGTALVDAAVEAGVPHVVFNSVFGADRESGVPHHDSKHRIEKHLRKSGLKATMVRATAFMENFASVMAPGLEHGEIVLRLPLPEDVALKMISVRDIGRVAAALLLGTAKAPGGAVELVGDELTGPQIAAAFGARAGLPARYEALPLSVLPTDLDRVMFREFAKAAEHPADLAVVRSIEPATMDLAGWIQATGWTAPTDVAGS is encoded by the coding sequence GTGGTCGACGCGCTGCTGGACCACAAGGCGCGGGTGCGGGCTCTGGTCCGCGACCCGCGGTCCGACCGGGCTCGGGCACTGGCCGCCCGCGGCGTCGAACTGGCGGCCGTCCGGGCCGACGACCCGGCGTCGCTGGCCGCCGCGCTGGCCACGGTCGAGGGGTTCTACTTCATGACTCCGGAGGCGAACAGCCTCGAAGAGGTCGAGGCGGAGATCCGCATCGGTACCGCGCTCGTCGACGCGGCGGTCGAGGCGGGCGTCCCGCACGTCGTGTTCAACTCGGTCTTCGGAGCGGACCGGGAGTCGGGGGTGCCGCACCACGACTCGAAGCACCGGATCGAGAAGCACCTGAGGAAATCGGGCCTCAAGGCCACGATGGTTCGCGCGACCGCCTTCATGGAGAACTTCGCGAGCGTGATGGCACCGGGCCTGGAGCACGGGGAGATCGTGCTGAGGCTGCCGCTGCCGGAGGACGTCGCCCTGAAGATGATCTCGGTCAGGGACATCGGCCGGGTCGCCGCCGCGCTCCTGCTCGGCACCGCCAAGGCGCCCGGCGGAGCCGTCGAGCTCGTCGGCGACGAGCTGACGGGTCCCCAGATCGCCGCGGCGTTCGGCGCGCGCGCCGGGCTCCCGGCACGGTACGAGGCCCTTCCGTTGAGCGTGCTTCCCACCGACCTCGACAGGGTGATGTTCCGCGAGTTCGCGAAGGCGGCGGAACACCCCGCGGACCTCGCGGTGGTGCGCTCGATCGAGCCGGCCACCATGGACCTGGCCGGGTGGATCCAAGCCACCGGCTGGACCGCGCCCACCGACGTGGCCGGTTCCTGA
- a CDS encoding PhzF family phenazine biosynthesis protein, translated as MTDYDVLRVFCGATAGYGNELAVIRNGSTLPNREDRQALAAKLGFSETVFVDDPERGVIDIYTPTLRLPFAGHPCVGTAWLLDVPELVTPAGTVGTRLDGEFTWIEARPEWAPPRTLRQYATAAEVEALPVPPSGEWIYAWAWLDEAAGRVRARAFPGRDDGIEEDEATGAAALLLTARLDRALNITQGAGSQLLTAPQPGGWVEVGGRVVLER; from the coding sequence GTGACCGACTACGACGTCCTCCGCGTCTTCTGCGGAGCAACCGCCGGCTACGGCAACGAACTCGCCGTCATCCGCAACGGCTCCACCCTCCCGAACCGCGAGGACCGCCAGGCCCTCGCGGCGAAACTCGGCTTCAGCGAGACCGTCTTCGTCGACGACCCCGAGCGCGGAGTCATCGACATCTACACCCCCACCCTCCGCCTCCCCTTCGCCGGCCACCCCTGCGTCGGCACGGCCTGGCTGCTGGACGTCCCCGAACTGGTCACCCCGGCGGGGACGGTCGGCACCCGCCTGGACGGCGAGTTCACCTGGATCGAGGCCCGCCCGGAGTGGGCCCCGCCCCGCACCCTGCGCCAGTACGCGACGGCCGCGGAGGTCGAGGCCCTCCCGGTCCCGCCCTCCGGGGAGTGGATCTACGCCTGGGCCTGGCTCGACGAGGCCGCCGGCCGCGTCCGCGCCCGCGCGTTCCCCGGCCGCGACGACGGCATCGAGGAGGACGAGGCGACGGGCGCCGCGGCCCTCCTCCTCACGGCCCGACTCGACCGCGCCCTCAACATCACCCAGGGCGCCGGCTCTCAACTCCTCACCGCCCCCCAGCCGGGGGGCTGGGTGGAGGTGGGCGGCCGGGTGGTCCTGGAACGCTGA
- the efeO gene encoding iron uptake system protein EfeO gives MRAVRLSVVTAVAGATALVAVTGCTEKSDAKDGDAIQVTAADSTCDTSAKSVPAGQVTLRIENKGSKATEVEILFPDDRIVSEKENIGPGTKYTLTAEVKAGAYEVACRPGMKGHGVRQKLTVTGGGRTAERDPRLDKAVADYRAYAQEQADATLPAVKTFVKAVKDGDLAAAKKAYAPSRIGWERTEPVAESFGDIDPKVDTRADGLEEGQKWTGWHRLEKALWQDKKIGATEKTLADQLVTDLTDWQKRVGKAEITPTSMANGAKELLDEVATGKVTGEEERYSHTDLVDFKANVEGAQKSYELLKPVAGKNDPALTAELDKQFAALDKLLDKYRPSTDSYDFTSYDKVGKDDRKELSDAVNALAEPLSKLASAVVK, from the coding sequence ATGCGAGCCGTCCGCCTCTCCGTCGTCACCGCCGTCGCCGGCGCGACTGCCCTGGTCGCCGTCACGGGCTGCACCGAGAAGAGCGACGCCAAGGACGGTGACGCGATCCAGGTGACCGCCGCCGACTCCACCTGCGACACCTCCGCGAAGTCCGTGCCCGCCGGGCAGGTCACCCTGCGGATCGAGAACAAGGGGTCCAAGGCGACCGAGGTCGAGATCCTCTTCCCGGACGACCGGATCGTGTCCGAGAAGGAGAACATCGGGCCGGGGACGAAGTACACGCTGACCGCCGAGGTCAAGGCGGGCGCGTACGAGGTGGCCTGCCGGCCGGGCATGAAGGGCCACGGTGTCCGCCAGAAGCTCACCGTCACCGGCGGTGGCAGGACCGCCGAGCGCGATCCGCGGCTGGACAAGGCCGTCGCCGACTACCGGGCGTACGCGCAGGAGCAGGCCGACGCCACGCTGCCCGCCGTCAAGACCTTCGTGAAGGCGGTCAAGGACGGCGACCTCGCGGCGGCGAAGAAGGCGTACGCCCCCTCCCGCATCGGCTGGGAGCGCACCGAGCCGGTGGCCGAGTCCTTCGGCGACATCGACCCGAAGGTCGACACCCGCGCCGACGGCCTGGAGGAGGGCCAGAAGTGGACCGGCTGGCACCGGCTGGAGAAGGCCCTCTGGCAGGACAAGAAGATCGGTGCCACCGAGAAGACCCTCGCCGACCAGCTCGTCACCGACCTCACCGACTGGCAGAAGCGGGTCGGCAAGGCGGAGATCACCCCCACCTCCATGGCCAACGGCGCCAAGGAGCTCCTCGACGAGGTCGCCACCGGCAAGGTCACCGGTGAGGAGGAGCGGTACTCGCACACCGACCTCGTCGACTTCAAGGCCAATGTCGAGGGCGCCCAGAAGTCGTACGAGCTGCTCAAGCCGGTCGCCGGGAAGAACGACCCCGCGCTCACCGCCGAGCTGGACAAGCAGTTCGCCGCGCTGGACAAGCTGCTCGACAAGTACCGCCCCAGCACGGACTCCTACGACTTCACCTCCTACGACAAGGTCGGCAAGGACGACCGCAAGGAGCTGTCGGACGCGGTCAACGCGCTCGCCGAGCCGCTGTCCAAGCTGGCCTCCGCCGTCGTCAAGTAG
- the efeB gene encoding iron uptake transporter deferrochelatase/peroxidase subunit, giving the protein MTDTPRDRDTDDTDDTGIPAEAEAPAHGGAPSRRALLGWGGAGLALGAAVAGGAVAMAGGGDDIDPAGADTGDAVAFHGTHQAGIATPVQDRLHFAAFDVKTTDRAAFVQLLKDWTAAARRMTAGKAVGDGAYGGLAEAPPDDTGEALGLKPSRLTLTLGFGPSLFEKFDLGDRRPEALVDLPKFPGDNLEKSRTGGDLCVQACADDPQVAVHAIRNLARIGFGKVAVRWSQLGFGKTSSTTPGAQTPRNLFGFKDGTRNIAGTETDRLKKYVWAGESDGTKWMEGGSYLVARRIRMNIEVWDRTALQEQEDVFGRDKGEGAPVGKAKEHDAPFLKAMKPDAHVRLAHPDANGGITILRRGYSFTDGTDGLGRLDAGLFFLAYQRDPRKGFIPLQRKLSASDALNEYIQHVGSAVFAIPPGVRDADDWWGRALFSEEA; this is encoded by the coding sequence ATGACGGACACCCCCCGGGACCGGGACACGGACGACACGGACGACACGGGCATCCCCGCGGAGGCGGAGGCGCCCGCACACGGCGGCGCGCCCTCCCGGCGTGCCCTCCTCGGGTGGGGCGGTGCCGGGCTCGCGCTCGGGGCCGCCGTGGCCGGGGGTGCCGTCGCCATGGCCGGGGGCGGGGACGACATCGACCCCGCCGGCGCCGACACCGGCGACGCCGTCGCCTTCCACGGCACGCACCAGGCAGGCATCGCCACCCCCGTCCAGGACCGGCTGCACTTCGCCGCGTTCGACGTGAAGACCACCGACCGGGCCGCGTTCGTCCAGCTCCTGAAGGACTGGACGGCCGCCGCTCGGCGGATGACGGCCGGGAAGGCCGTCGGCGACGGCGCCTACGGCGGGCTCGCCGAGGCCCCGCCGGACGACACCGGCGAGGCGCTCGGCCTCAAGCCCTCCCGGCTGACGCTGACCCTCGGCTTCGGCCCCTCCCTGTTCGAGAAGTTCGACCTCGGCGACCGGCGGCCCGAGGCACTCGTCGACCTGCCGAAGTTCCCCGGCGACAACCTGGAGAAGTCCCGCACCGGCGGCGACCTGTGCGTCCAGGCGTGCGCGGACGACCCCCAGGTCGCCGTGCACGCGATCCGCAACCTGGCCCGCATCGGCTTCGGCAAGGTCGCCGTCCGCTGGTCGCAGCTCGGCTTCGGCAAGACCTCCTCCACCACCCCGGGCGCCCAGACCCCCCGCAACCTCTTCGGGTTCAAGGACGGGACCCGGAACATCGCGGGGACCGAGACCGACCGGCTGAAGAAGTACGTGTGGGCCGGGGAGAGCGACGGCACGAAGTGGATGGAGGGCGGCTCGTACCTCGTCGCCCGGCGCATCCGCATGAACATCGAGGTGTGGGACCGCACCGCACTGCAGGAGCAGGAGGACGTCTTCGGCCGCGACAAGGGCGAGGGCGCACCCGTCGGCAAGGCCAAGGAGCACGACGCGCCGTTCCTGAAGGCGATGAAGCCCGACGCGCACGTGCGGCTCGCGCATCCCGACGCCAACGGCGGCATCACCATCCTGCGCCGGGGCTACTCCTTCACCGACGGCACCGACGGCCTCGGCCGGCTGGACGCAGGACTGTTCTTCCTGGCCTACCAGCGCGACCCCCGCAAGGGTTTCATCCCGCTCCAGCGCAAGCTGTCCGCGTCCGACGCACTCAACGAGTACATCCAGCACGTGGGTTCGGCGGTCTTCGCGATCCCGCCCGGCGTCCGCGACGCGGACGACTGGTGGGGCCGGGCGCTGTTCTCCGAGGAGGCGTAG
- the efeU gene encoding iron uptake transporter permease EfeU: MFSNYLIGLREGLEASLVVCILIAYLVKTGRRDALRPVWTGIGIAIALALAFGCVLEFGSQELTFQAQEGLGGSLSIVAVGLVTWMVFWMRRTARHLRSELHGKLDAALAMGTGALVATAFLAVGREGLETALFVWASVHAAGDGTPRPLIGVALGLASAVLLGWLFYRGAVRINLAKFFTWTGGMLVVVAAGVLAYGVHDLQEADIIPGLTSLAFDISGTIPPDSWYGTLLKGVFNFQPDPTVLQSVVWVLYLVPALALFLAPVGFASGKGKVKAPDDQGSRTSKASQA, from the coding sequence GTGTTCTCCAACTATCTGATCGGTCTGCGCGAGGGGCTGGAGGCCAGCCTCGTCGTCTGCATCCTGATCGCCTACCTGGTCAAGACCGGCCGCCGGGACGCCCTGCGGCCCGTCTGGACCGGCATCGGCATCGCGATCGCCCTCGCGCTCGCCTTCGGCTGCGTGCTGGAGTTCGGCTCGCAGGAGCTGACGTTCCAGGCGCAGGAGGGGCTCGGCGGCTCGCTGTCGATCGTCGCGGTGGGACTGGTGACGTGGATGGTGTTCTGGATGCGGCGCACCGCCCGCCACCTCAGGTCGGAGCTGCACGGCAAGCTGGACGCCGCCCTGGCGATGGGCACCGGCGCGCTGGTCGCCACCGCGTTCCTCGCGGTGGGCCGGGAGGGCCTGGAGACCGCGCTGTTCGTGTGGGCGTCGGTGCACGCGGCCGGTGACGGCACCCCGCGTCCGCTGATCGGCGTCGCCCTCGGCCTGGCCAGCGCGGTGCTGCTGGGCTGGCTGTTCTACCGGGGCGCGGTCCGGATCAACCTCGCCAAGTTCTTCACCTGGACCGGCGGCATGCTCGTCGTGGTCGCCGCGGGCGTCCTCGCGTACGGCGTCCACGACCTCCAGGAGGCCGACATCATTCCCGGCCTGACCAGCCTCGCCTTCGACATCAGCGGCACGATCCCGCCGGACAGCTGGTACGGCACCCTGCTCAAGGGCGTGTTCAACTTCCAGCCCGACCCGACCGTGCTGCAGTCGGTGGTGTGGGTGCTGTATCTGGTCCCGGCGCTCGCGCTGTTCCTCGCCCCGGTAGGGTTCGCCTCCGGGAAGGGGAAGGTGAAGGCACCTGATGACCAGGGATCGCGGACCTCGAAGGCTTCGCAGGCTTGA
- a CDS encoding bifunctional DNA primase/polymerase, whose protein sequence is MNAEFGRRTGGQGRFSRMSQWLRGRRPDDADDAAAAGGREDLLLATAAAGLPLAPAAHPVGYRCSCDRVGCPTPARHPVSWAWQTQSTTDRAQVERWARHQPDANFVTATGMTHDVLDVPREAGQEALERLLAAGVEVGPVAVTGGGAVTGEGRMMFFTLTRGTPPDEDEWWPCALDCHPETMDEHPGLRWHCRGSYVLVPPAVLPGEERVEWMRGPEHPLPDPLSLLEALTDACARHHVEADADHMDAAGDTDGTAHGTDALPSPPRRG, encoded by the coding sequence ATGAACGCAGAGTTCGGCCGCCGAACGGGCGGGCAGGGCAGGTTCTCCCGGATGTCCCAGTGGCTGCGCGGACGCCGCCCCGACGACGCGGACGACGCGGCCGCCGCCGGCGGCCGCGAGGACCTGCTGCTCGCCACGGCCGCCGCCGGACTCCCGCTGGCCCCCGCCGCGCACCCCGTGGGCTACCGCTGCTCCTGCGACCGCGTCGGCTGTCCCACACCCGCCCGGCACCCCGTCTCCTGGGCCTGGCAGACCCAGTCCACCACCGACAGGGCACAGGTCGAGCGGTGGGCCAGGCACCAGCCGGACGCCAACTTCGTCACCGCCACCGGCATGACCCACGACGTGCTCGACGTGCCGCGCGAGGCCGGGCAGGAGGCCCTGGAGCGGCTGCTGGCGGCCGGCGTCGAGGTCGGCCCGGTGGCCGTCACCGGCGGCGGGGCGGTGACGGGGGAGGGGCGGATGATGTTCTTCACCCTCACCCGCGGCACCCCGCCGGACGAGGACGAGTGGTGGCCGTGCGCGCTGGACTGCCACCCCGAGACCATGGACGAACACCCCGGACTGCGCTGGCACTGCCGGGGCTCCTACGTCCTCGTGCCGCCGGCCGTGCTGCCCGGGGAGGAGCGCGTGGAGTGGATGCGCGGCCCCGAACACCCGCTGCCGGACCCGCTGAGCCTGCTGGAAGCGCTCACCGACGCGTGCGCCCGCCACCACGTGGAGGCCGACGCCGATCACATGGACGCCGCCGGTGACACGGACGGCACCGCCCACGGCACCGACGCGCTCCCGTCCCCGCCCCGCCGCGGCTGA
- a CDS encoding small ribosomal subunit Rsm22 family protein yields the protein MNPAVPAPAPDSASAEETLRTTLARLLDGLPPRQATTAVDRLITSYRGNTPTHTPVLRDRADVVAYAAYRMPATFEAVRAALRALARAAPDWTPRSHTDLGGGTGAATWATAATWPAERPVTVLDWAEPALALGREIAAAHPALKDAEWRRARIGRALTLDATDLVTVSYVLGELTDADRAHVVDAAAAAARTVVIVEPGTPDGYGRIIEARDRLIAAGLRIAAPCPHSARCPIVPGEDWCHFAARVSRSSLHRQVKGGSLPYEDEKFAYVAATRLPPEEATPAPHRIVRRPQIRKGQVLLDLCDPDEELRRGTVTKRHGPLYRAARDAAWGDAWPPPHPEE from the coding sequence GTGAACCCCGCCGTCCCCGCTCCCGCTCCCGATTCCGCCTCCGCCGAGGAAACCCTCCGCACCACCCTCGCCCGCCTCCTGGACGGCCTCCCGCCCCGCCAGGCCACCACCGCCGTCGACCGCCTCATCACCAGCTACCGGGGCAACACCCCCACCCACACCCCCGTCCTGCGCGACCGCGCCGACGTCGTCGCGTACGCCGCCTACCGCATGCCCGCCACCTTCGAGGCCGTCCGCGCCGCCCTCCGCGCCCTCGCGCGGGCCGCCCCGGACTGGACCCCCCGCAGCCACACCGACCTCGGCGGCGGCACCGGCGCCGCCACCTGGGCCACCGCCGCCACCTGGCCGGCGGAACGCCCCGTCACCGTCCTCGACTGGGCCGAGCCCGCCCTCGCGCTGGGCCGCGAGATCGCCGCCGCCCACCCCGCCCTGAAGGACGCCGAGTGGCGGCGCGCCCGCATCGGCCGGGCGCTCACCCTCGACGCCACCGACCTCGTCACCGTCAGTTACGTCCTCGGCGAGCTGACCGACGCCGACCGCGCCCACGTCGTCGACGCCGCGGCGGCCGCCGCGCGGACCGTGGTGATCGTCGAGCCCGGCACCCCGGACGGCTACGGCCGGATCATCGAGGCCCGCGACCGGCTGATCGCGGCCGGCCTGCGCATCGCCGCCCCCTGCCCGCACAGCGCCCGCTGCCCCATCGTGCCCGGCGAGGACTGGTGCCACTTCGCCGCCCGCGTCAGCCGCTCCTCCCTGCACCGCCAGGTCAAGGGCGGCTCGCTGCCGTACGAGGACGAGAAGTTCGCCTACGTCGCCGCCACCCGCCTCCCCCCGGAGGAGGCGACCCCGGCACCCCACCGCATCGTCCGCCGCCCCCAGATCCGCAAGGGCCAGGTGCTGCTCGACCTGTGCGACCCCGACGAGGAACTGCGCCGCGGCACGGTCACCAAGCGCCACGGCCCGCTGTACCGGGCGGCCCGCGACGCGGCCTGGGGCGACGCCTGGCCGCCACCGCACCCGGAGGAGTGA